The window GACGATGAAAGGGAACGATCTTGGGGCTGGGATGATGTTTAAGATGGACATGATCCCGGGGATGTAGCAAACGACCCATGATGGTAAGTTAGCTTCTGGGAAGAACATTGTCAATGGGAGAATGACGCAGAAGAGAGTGAATGAGTAGAATGGTAAGATAAGCTTCCTTagcaagaagaagagaaatatCATATTAGCTTTCTTGCCTACACTCACCTGCAAGTAGAAAAAGATCAGAGACCAAACTCTACAACAATCTCAGTATAATCAATCATCAGCCTCACCTTTGAGCGAAGAATGTCCATGAAACACAAACGGAACAGTTGCATTGGACCTGAATGCCAACGGTACTGCTGCTTCTTGTACGCCTCATAAGACTCCGGAAGCTCGCAGAGACACTGTGTGTCAATGGTATGAGATTAGAGAGCTGGAGAATGAAAAGGAAAGTTCTAAGCAAACACAAAGTACCTTGACGTCATTGAGATATATGAACTTCCATCCACAGAGATGAGCACGGACGGCTATATCCATGTCTTCAACAGTTGTTCGCTCCAACCAACCACCACAATCCTCAAGAGCTTTGATTCTCCAAACACCAGCAGTTCCATTAAAGCCAAAGAAGTTGATAAAGACACCGTTAACCTGCTGTTCGACTTCGAAGTGGAAAGACAAGTTTATGTTCTGTAGCCTTGTAAGCAAATTTTCGTCTTTGTTCACAAAGGCCCACCGTGTTTGAACCAAGGCTAAATCGTCTCTCCCCTGGAATAAACATATACATGTCAGAAAGGCTAGTGGTATCATTGTCCAAGTGTAAACCTTCAACTAAAATGTAAGAAAAATCTGTAATCTCAAAGATAAACGAAGCTATTTTTctagaatgattttttttttaatttaaaatcagtctagatgttcaaaaaaaaatcggtctaggcacCCGCCTGAAGCGCATAATCACTATCTAGAGATTTCTTTGTTTGACACTATGTAAAAGATCAACTGTAACGAACTGATGATGTGAAGCAAAACTTATATGAgccaaacattttaaaaaaagtgAATGATAACCTTAAAATGAGGGACCGTTTTCTTCAAAAACTCTGCCGGCGGCTGGAAATCTGCATCGAAAATGGCGACAAACTCGTAATCTTTGACGTATTCGCAGTTCATTGCAGCTTTGAGGTTTCCAGCCTTGTAACCAGTGCGAATGAGACGGTGTCTATACACAATCCGAACACCCCTTTGTTGCCATTTCTGTACTTCAGCCTTTATAAGCACCTGAACGTCTAACTCACTTGAGTCATCAAGAATCTGGATTAGCATTCTCTCTTTCGGCCAGTCAAGCATACACACCGCTCCGATAGATTGTTGGTAAACCTGCAAAAGTCACACCAACTAGATTAGGTAACAAAACAAGAACTgcaataactaaaaaaaaacagaaatctTGTGAGCCGGTCCTGAGATTTTGGAGGCTATAGAcgatttagtaaaaatttatgtaataaacttttttttttacaaatttaagagcttatatatttatgtaaaattttgGGGGCTATATGGCGATGCTTCATTAGCCTATGCTTAGATCAACAGTTTTAGAAATGAAACCACAGAAGAAACACTTAGATTACTACCACCAACGAGGTGTTGGCCTAGTGGTAAAGGAAGATTCTAGTAGGCACTCCACCACTGGGGTTCAACTCTCCTTAGGAAATGACTATTTACAATGTTTGGGTTCCGGCAAAGAGGTGAGACCAAAACATTTAGATTACTAGTAAGTATAGCAACAAATCCCAACTTCAAAATGCTTGATTCCTTGATTCAGCTATAAGTTAAGATTCAAATGCTCACCTCTTTCTCATTGCACATAGGAATCTGAACAAGAACCATAGGATAATCCTCCAATCTAATCCCCTCACCAACCGGTTTAGCCGGGTACTCCATAGCCGCGACAGGCTTAATCCTACGGAGCTTGATCCAGAAGCATCCAAGCACAAGCACCAGACGGTCCACAGACTGAATCAAGAAGAGAACAATGCAGACATTAGTCAAGCTCTGAAGCGGCGGCGCCAAGTAAGACGCCCTGATCTCGAGCCACCAAGCGTAAGCCACCTCCACGGCGGCCTCGGCGGAGGCAACCGAGGGAGGCGTGAAGTGCCATCCTTTGAAGTAGGCGGCGAGCTCGAAGCAGAGGAGGAGGACGACGACGACCAAGAAGGCCTTGATCAGACGGTACAGCCTCGCGGAGGAGGTCGAAGAGGGGGGATTGTCGTTGGCGATGCGGCGGTTGGCGGTGCGGAGGAGGTGGAGGAAGGAGGAGGCGATCCAGACGGAGGAGGAGGCGAGCTGCTTGAGCCTGAGGAGGTAGAGGCGGGAGAGCTGGCGGAGGGTCCGTGTCCGGATCCGATCTTTGTCCGTCGGGTCAACGGCCGGAGTTCGGATTTCGACGGTGAGGAATGCTTCGTCGTcgcctccgccgccgccgccgtcgtGGTCTCTGTTCCGCTGCTTATTCCACCATTGCTGAAACTCCTCGTTCTGGGAGCGAGACATCGAACAACAACGCAATGGATGGATCCAATCCTGGGCCTTAGATCAATTAAGAACAAACTTAGTAACATCTTTTATTATACAATATGGTAATTAAAATGTTATGAGATCTCATTCATTAAATGAAACAATCATTTGCATCTAAGGAGGGAGGGGAgagagatcgagagagagagagagggttaaAGCATTTTACAGATCTGTAGAGAGGGAAATAGAGATTACCGGTAGAAGTCGACGAGTCTCTGTAGTCGACGGAGACACTGAGGTTTGTGGATCGATCTACAatggctttttttttaaacgaaaggaggaagaagatgatgaaggtggaggaggaggagggggggaggctaaaaaaaaagagtgtggAGAGATTGATGTTTGTAATTGAGAAGACTGGTTTACCCTCGCGTTTAGACATAAACTACACTCCTGTCGGATTGTAGTTAAACAGCGGTTTGGTAAGGTTggttaaaaactaaaaagcaaaGAGGAAAAAAAGAGTTTACGGCCTCTTTTTTGGGTAGTTAGGCTTTTTAATGGGCTTTGTTGCTTTCTTTACCTAGATTAATATTGTAGCCTTTGGTAATATACAATACCATAATCATGAAatttatcccttatatattaattgagaaacatttgaaaagatgtaacctcaattttgtattaattaaaagaggccccaatgcataggtgtcactcaattaggtagtcaattacattcaattgaaaaataagtaggtccacattcgatttttatatgttgttagatatataagttggccaaactatatgatataatgatatgatatgatattttctttccttaaataaaacctacggaattaccatagatgactaatatatatatgacaattaatgagtttaataataaagatttgataacaatgtatatctcctccatcattttttgtttaattttatattattaaaataaattaaacaatcaaattagctataaaaagaaaatttagattttttcgtatatgttatattttgaatttttaaaaacgataataaatgactaaaactattaaaattattatgttaaaaattaatgatcaatggtttaacatttttattataagaagatacacatgattttaaaaccatatgagtaaaaaatatcatttaataataaaatatatatatatatatatatagatattaaacactatataccataagattacataaatattttaatattaaaactttcaatgaatttttaagaacatttataaattataaacttattaaagatttcagattaaaaattttgttatcgatgatttaaatattttgttataaaacgatatgaacgatcatagaaccgtatgattataaattcttatttaataaataactatacaaaatataccattcctagaaaaataggttggtctatcttaacttatattacactttttattaaactaaccatcgaattgataaataacgtaccaaaaaatgttttgcactttccttaaataaaagctacgaaattacctaatatgattaacgtatatgtgaaaattaattataatgaataataaatatttgataacaatttttgtatcttagttcttttttttaattttatattattaaaatatatttaaaaatcacattaaatatataataaaaacatttataatttttcttatatgttatattttgaatttttcaaaacgtctataaattattagaaatttgaagatccccactctgaaaattttgtgatcaatagattttttttttgtcataataagttacaaatgatcataaaattgtattaatatgaacttttatttaatattataagaagatacacattattttaaaaccatatgagtaaaaaatatcatttaataataaaacatatatatttatatatatatatatagattatactatataccataagattacataaatattttaatattaaaactttcaatgaattttcaaaaacatttataaattataaacttattaaagatttcatattgaaaattttgttatcgatgatttaaatattcagttataaaatgatatgaatgatcatagaactgtatgattataaattctcatttaataaatgactatataaaatatactattcttagaaaaataggtttgtccatcttgacttacattatattttttattaaactaactatcgaattgataaataatctaccaaaattttttttgcactttccttaattagaatctacgaaattacctaatatgattaacgtatatatgaaaattaattattataaataataaatatttgataacaattttggtatcttagttcttttttttaattttatattattgaaagatattaaaaaatcacattaaatatataataaaaacatttatattttttcttatatgttatatttgaatttttcaaaacgtctatatattattagaaatttgaatattcccactctgaaaattttgtgatcaataaattatttttttgttataataagttacaaatgatcataaaatataacgcatatgaatttttatttaataaatattcaaactaaataatatatatatatatataaacactaatgatttaaagcaacaagattggctgatcaatttagtcgtccagttgaaatctttcaaaagtatgtgaaagactaaaatcaaagcacatatggatttagaatagtagttatattttactaaccaaataccgaaaaaaccgaaccgaaccgaaaccaatccgatatccggattgaacacccgtaatccaaatgaagccaaactattgtttcattctctaaaatataataaaaataataacttaatcccgcgcaaggcgcgggtcttatcctagtaatcTTGCTAATTTTGAAACAGTAAAGTTACTAAGTAAACAGATAAATatcaaactaaaatttataaaattaaagtattctatgtcaaaagaaaaagaaagacagAGCTAGATGAAAGCAAgctaaaattgttttttttttcttgaaacttTCTTTGCATCTCCAAAATGTACACTTTTATTGCTTCTTTTTATTTGAGTTCTTAAATTTAGAATTACTATAAGTCAAATCTATGAGTTTCTGATTAGAATAATGGTTTGGAATCCTACTTATTATTCTCAGAATCCCAAATTATTCTTAAACGTTCagagatttattttatagttattgtaaacccaaaaaaacactgctaacagcaaaaaaaaatgaactagGGAAGTAAAGGATTTGGCTAAAAGTCCAGTGCGAGAGAAAATTTACTAAATTTAGTCTAATCTTGttgagtgaaaaaaaaaatctaataattaATAACTACTATTTGGCAAaaacatctatactatactaaaagcaaTATATCCTCAAAGGAGAGGGTGTCCACGTCCCCAAATAAAATCGACCAATAAAAATAAGTTCTGATGCCGCGTCATTTCGTTTCTGCTGGGCCTAAAATTCACAATCCAAATTAAGAGAAAAAACCCATCcgaataagagaaaaaaaaaaagaaaccctGCTTCTTCGTCGACTGTCGATCTCTTCcccctctttcatcttctcctgTAATTCTCTATTCATATTCCCACTTCGGTTTCTCCTCTTCGTTTCATCCATAATCAATCATGGATTTATGATTTTGCTTCTTATTTATACTAAAATCCCCTTTCATTTTCGCAACCCTAATCAAAAATCCCTTTTCCTTATCAAAGAACCATGTCGATGAAGCCAAACGGCAAATCAATCATCTCCTCCTCCGATGACAACAGTGATAAGAAAAACGGATCTAATCCACTTCTCTCCGCCGCGGTGAAAGCAAAGGGCAAGGCGCATGTTTCCTCCGACGACAACCGCAAAGTTATGTTTTTCAACGAAATATCCCTGGGCCCTCAAGGAGCCGATCATGTTCTTCGTTGAATGTTCTTCGTATCATGTTCTtcatattatatttagctcatcGTTGAATGTTCTTTGTATCATGTtactaatcatttttttttttaatttaattgtcGCTTATGCTCGAACTTCAATTGTTTGCAGGGAACTGTAattcaaggttttgtcccaccgGGAAGGATCAAAAAATTCCTCCCGCATATGAGGCAAGGCTCTCTATACACTCTCGCCAGCTTCTACGGATCTAGAAACAAAGATGGAGAAGGTCATGCATCCTGATGTGTATGTACCTCCTTCATTGGTTAGAATCTAAAAACACTATATTGGTTTGTGGGTTTCAGTAGAGTTGAGAACTTGGCTTTAAATTTGTATGCAGGAGATCAAGTTTGAGTTGGAGGCTAAGGGAAGAAATATTTACAGGAGAAGAGATAATTTAGAGGTATTTACATAATGTTAATGCTTGTGGCTTTTAGTTGGGAAATGCATACGCTgattgtttcttcttttttttttggacaaatgtTGATTGTTTCTTCATGTTCTGTAGTAATTGAAAGATAAGAAACTAAAGACTCAGCCTGCTTCACGAGAAAAGTTCTATGGCAAATTTCTACTCTCTAACTTATCAACATCAAAGTTTCAACTAGGTGAGTATTTGAAATCTTGCGTAAGTCAATCTTGAGGTTAACAAGGAAAATCCAAGTACTATCACCATTTGTATCCATTCCAGTCCTGAGTTGGTATCtgatagtatatatttatatattacaaTATCCCTTGCTTCACGATGCCAGTCGTGAGCTTATGTTGTTGACTCCTTTAATGTTGGTTCTGAGCATGTTTCTCTGTCTCCCAGAATTCAAGCATCGGCATGAAAAAGTCAAAGTTGATTTAGCAGAAGCATGCATGATCCCATGTTTCTCTCAGTCAAACTCATTCCCAGTGAGCAACTTGCACTAATCTGAGTTTAATTGGTTAAAATGTATGGTTTCATGATGATCTTGCTCATGTTTCTTGCTCTTTCTTTGCTAATGATGCAGAGTGTGGAGTTTCTGTTCCTGATGACAAGTATGTGATGAATTCTTTTTTTGGTTAGCCTGAGATATACTCTTTTTGGATTATGAACGCTCTTAATTCTTTTTGGTTTGCAGGAGACTTTTCAAGTTAGTAAGCATGTCTGGTGCTCTTGAGGAACTGTACTATCGTGGAAAGACATCCtttccaaaaaaataattattcagGTGACTGGATCAAGCACCTGAAAGTTCTTATTTGAAAGTTACGATTTTTgcaaaactaatattttattgaTCTGTCTCTTCTACTTCTTTTGTGTAGGCTGGTTCTGAACAAGAAGATATTAGACATACAATTGCACGAGCTGGTATCTCGACATGGCGCTGTAACTATTTATTACCTTTACTTATGTcagttttaatttcttttttaattggGAAAAGTTGGATTTTTATCTCATCCTGAACCAACCTGACTAGCAGGGGAAGAATGTCAATCAACAGAACCCAAATATTCTATGATTACCGGATGATGCTGAAAAGTTTTCATTGTGTGGCTGACtattagttaaatttttttacaagTTTGGAACTAATATATATTCTGATTGGAACATTTGTTTAGAGAAGCTAGACAAAGGGTTCTTAGTCAAATATTGTTTTCCCACTCTCTCGAGAGAAGTAAGTCCCATCTAAAATGCTTTGAAGTCTAtctctttttttcctttgttCTTTAGTGAGTGTAATCTTCCAGATTGTGGTAATGTATTTTTTACTATAGTTGCTCATGTTTCCCTGTTGAAACCTTTAAAGAGATATATGCCTAGAGGATGTTATTCTGAGGGCTGCTCAAATGGAACAGATAGTTGAGAAGGTAAGAATCCAGTCACCTTTTCAAGTCATAGTTCACCATTCTTTACATATCATCAAGTTTCTACCCAGTTTCTATGGTGCTCCACACATCTGAGAGACATTGCAATACTCTGTTTGTTTTCACAGGTTTGTGAGGAGCGGCTTAATACTGGAGTTTCAAATATTTCCGTTTATTTTTACGAGcagtttcattttttcaaaGGTTGGAAGTTGACAAATACTGTTTGTTTTACTTCAAGAAGTTAAACCACAAAATGTCACGCTTAAATTATAAACAGAGATtctgacccaaaagaaaaactataagcACGGGTAACTGTTctgaaaaatatatgataacttcataagaaacaaaataaagttttaaGTGGGTCCTAAGTGGTCGCTTCTCCTGCTTCCGCGATAGGCCGGCCCTGGGTACAGTAGCAGAGAGAATGTTAAAGatgatatatcatatatcattCATCTGTCATTGTGCTAACTAAGCACATGTGGGAGGATTAGTCTTCATGGGATCATCAaagaattttttgttttatttttcgcTTTTACAATGAAGTTCCGAAGGAGAGATATTGGATATTATCATTGTATTAAGATTTTATAAACATGTGttacatatatatttctttgtatttaaaaggaaaaaaactaGGTGCTCACATGAATAAACTAACCTGTCGTAGCAGTTATAAGCTGATGAACTATCACCTTTCTGTGGTCAAttaagaaaagaataaaaaaggGCATGCAAAAGAAAAGATATTCAGAAAATTGAAGTTGCGACCTGTAGTACCTAAAATGAGTTCTACATCACACCAAATAAGTAAAGAATGAATGTGAgggaaataattaaaaagaaaaaaaaaacaaagcaaagaTTAAACAGAAATTGAACCTAATAactaaaaaaaccaaaattcacaaACTAACAAAATTCCATTCTATATCCTCTTTCCGCATCCCATCTCTTTCTACTGTCTCTCTAAAATccaattttgtttttggttatttaataaataacccCAAGTTTAACCTATATTTCCCGTATTTAGAGTTTTAGTcatattagttatttttggattaAAAAGTGAATAAATTTTATAGTAACACAAACTGTTAAATGAGACAAATATAGATTTCATATTTTAactacaaatatattttaaaataatagaccTGAAAAACTAAATGTCTAAAGTTAGGctcaacatatatttttttatataattttcagttttaaatatataagatatgtaCATGTGTTTATGAAATTAGATTTGGTTTTAGTTcaactatttataaattaatttctggttttgagatttttttagataaattatGATAGTTATACAAGATTATTTGAGTTTTCAGATAACATACCATGTAATTCAAGGTTTTCATACAGAAATGTGGGTAAACTACATTCCCCATATTTAGTGTGGTAGTCGTATTAATGTATGGATTCAAAATTGAAAATCTGTTTTATAATAACACAAAATGTGTGTAAatggaaaatattaaaatttatatttcaatttaaatcaaacaaaaacacaaaagacAGTAAAATGAGACACAACAGGTTAAAATAGATATGTggaacattttaaaattttaatacgaattccaaataaaacaattaacatattgggacaaaaaaatgaaaattttaaaacactaaaagcatataatccgcgcgtagcgcggacacggACCTAGTATCTATAAATATACTAATTTAAAATGTTTCTGGTATGGTACCtataatttcttttgttttcacaACATGTCATGCGACTCATGCTACAAAATACGAGCATACGACCACTAACTCACGATGAGATCTATCGCtactatttaattaattatttttgtcggctattaattatttaaactaaTTTGTAAGAATTATtggttttaattatttaattgtatGATACAAGAATTTAGGTATATGATATCTAAAAAACCTTTGAGATATTAAAAAATGTCGTGTGGCATGGATGTGTTTGTTTGGGCTGAAAGATGTAGCACCTCGAAAAAAAACCCATTAAAATCCACTTCCTGATAAGTTTTAATACTTGCCCAGGTTTCAGAGATTGGCCTTCTCATGATTAATTGTGGCCCATTCTGTTGAATATTGCTATCGGCCCTGGAATGAGCCGAACATTCGGTTTGCGTGTAGTCACCAAATTTCGGAGACTCAGGTTGTTAATTAGACATTTTTCTCTTGAATAAGTAACTTTGTCGTTCAGGGTCAGATTTTGGATCGTAGACATTCAATTGTATATAGAATAAGAATATCATTTGCTAACGAATGTAGGTTTATCCAAACCTGTGAACCAAGTTAAAGTTATTTAGGTCATTCATAAGAAACCTAGATTTTATTTGAAGATATTGTAACGAATGAAGTGATAACGTAGAGGTCAGGTTATATAGGTTGTTTGTAGAAAGaataagaaacaaagaaaacacagtgaaaaaaaaaaaacagtgggTTGTTGACAGCACCTACAAAAGAAGGGTTTTCGATAGAAAGAAACATGTGTCAAATGGGCCTCCTTTATGTATGTTCCACATAACATAATAATAcgataacttctttttttttatcaacaataATACGATAACTATAGTATTTCTTTTCCTCTCAATTATTGGTCTCGTCTTTTATCTTACAACACTTTAATTGATTTTCATGTACGTCCAATTCCCATTAATGATCTTCTATCTTGATGtatgctttcttcttctttttctgatGTAAGAAATAAAACAGACAAATGCGAATCTGACACTCAGGAAAAACAGTCGAAAAGATTTTCAGCTTTTGAAGTATaccattaaaaataaacattgtTACAATATTTTAATCGTGAATGCTTAATGTTAAAACCTTCTAATGAACATGTGAATATTAGATAACCCATCAATTTTTCGACGTGGGATTCCCATATTTAACAtctaatcaaattttaaatcttGCTTTTAAGTACACAACTTCGACACGGACTTTTCCAATAAATCCTTCGATCATTATGAactcttttatttaatttttttgtaattctgAATCAAAGCACACAAAGATTCATAAACTTCTTGTTTTGATTGGTTTACAAAAAGATTCCATTGCTTTGTTATCAAACATTTGGAAATTATTCGAGATAAGACTTTATAACGTTGTTATcacacaaataaaaacaaagataaTAATGTCAGAAAGCAAAGGTGTCTCGTCTACCAAGCATGAAAAAAATAGTACGAAGATGATGAGTGGGGAGGATTGGATATGGACACGTGGGCTAACTGCTGATTTAAGACCAAAGCAGTCCAACTAGGCACTTGTAAGATTCTCTGTGTTTGCAGATGAGTGGTCCCTACTTGTCTGAACTATGCAGAACTAACTTCAGTTTTGAACCTAAGAGCATCAGCATTAGTGAACCCCTTGGAAGGGGTTcacaaagcatttttttttttttttctgtttgatttttgttttaaaaaaaaaaaaaaaaaaaaaaattataaccggaccaatcgcgggccgccacgtgtcgtggggcccgcgctacagtgatgatcCGGGTTCAGTGCAGTGAACTTCTAAGAGGGAGG of the Brassica rapa cultivar Chiifu-401-42 chromosome A03, CAAS_Brap_v3.01, whole genome shotgun sequence genome contains:
- the LOC103859212 gene encoding probable xyloglucan glycosyltransferase 6, with translation MSRSQNEEFQQWWNKQRNRDHDGGGGGGDDEAFLTVEIRTPAVDPTDKDRIRTRTLRQLSRLYLLRLKQLASSSVWIASSFLHLLRTANRRIANDNPPSSTSSARLYRLIKAFLVVVVLLLCFELAAYFKGWHFTPPSVASAEAAVEVAYAWWLEIRASYLAPPLQSLTNVCIVLFLIQSVDRLVLVLGCFWIKLRRIKPVAAMEYPAKPVGEGIRLEDYPMVLVQIPMCNEKEVYQQSIGAVCMLDWPKERMLIQILDDSSELDVQVLIKAEVQKWQQRGVRIVYRHRLIRTGYKAGNLKAAMNCEYVKDYEFVAIFDADFQPPAEFLKKTVPHFKGRDDLALVQTRWAFVNKDENLLTRLQNINLSFHFEVEQQVNGVFINFFGFNGTAGVWRIKALEDCGGWLERTTVEDMDIAVRAHLCGWKFIYLNDVKCLCELPESYEAYKKQQYRWHSGPMQLFRLCFMDILRSKVSVGKKANMIFLFFLLRKLILPFYSFTLFCVILPLTMFFPEANLPSWVVCYIPGIMSILNIIPAPRSFPFIVPYLLFENTMSVTKFGAMISGLFKFGSSYEWVVTKKLGRSSEADLIAYAESGSLVESTNIQRSSSDSGLTELSKLGAAKKAGKTKRNRLYRTEIALAFILLAASVRSLLSAQGIHFYFLLFQGLTFVIVGLDLIGEQVS